Proteins encoded in a region of the Ptychodera flava strain L36383 chromosome 4, AS_Pfla_20210202, whole genome shotgun sequence genome:
- the LOC139131281 gene encoding carbohydrate sulfotransferase 1-like yields the protein MKLLRLTNRKLSKIKAVCIVSTMLTFAYIWATNAGDLKHTFLNVFNQLLGEHMARKVPVEFDDIKNDPDGLWPWMRLHSPKPSDRQVTARVLVHARMRTGSSLTGRYFLAHPDFAYLYEPGLLVRRLYEMDAYNDSASYLAPMQLPLVQSIIDFFNCTFEGDVLSLLTRNPWLRKQMNIKDLVTTDNFTTHCVSKRNRVVKTIRLSDIASVVRTKDFTEGKIKIVHLVRDPRATLSARERFQHWNYRTRRGNDIKQNIEKFDKYATYYCQWLQTNLRSAQNIPLRLRKNFVIVRYEDLADRPRDIVPKLYDFVGLDLHQRVKALIDGQKEKLGNGLSWRRKLPFNRTSIVQNLCNDDLFRFYGYIKVNNTEQLVNDNFKLLSGDPLVPSGINFIL from the coding sequence GATCAAGGCGGTGTGCATTGTGAGTACAATGTTAACTTTTGCGTACATTTGGGCTACCAACGCAGGTGACCTGAAACATACATTTTTAAACGTCTTCAACCAGCTACTAGGTGAGCATATGGCCAGAAAAGTACCTGTCGAGTTTGACGACATCAAGAATGATCCCGACGGACTATGGCCTTGGATGCGCCTGCATTCTCCCAAACCGTCTGATCGGCAGGTGACCGCAAGGGTACTAGTACACGCCCGTATGAGAACTGGTTCATCTCTCACGGGCCGGTACTTCTTGGCGCATCCAGATTTCGCCTACCTGTACGAGCCTGGCCTCCTCGTCAGGCGACTGTACGAAATGGACGCGTACAATGACAGCGCATCCTACCTTGCACCGATGCAGTTGCCTCTTGTTCAAAGCATCATTGATTTTTTCAACTGCACGTTTGAGGGAGACGTGCTGAGTTTGCTGACAAGGAACCCCTGGCTCAGAAAGCAAATGAATATTAAAGACCTGGTGACAACTGATAATTTCACGACACACTGCGTTTCTAAACGAAATCGGGTCGTGAAGACAATTCGATTGAGCGACATTGCATCAGTCGTCAGGACAAAAGATTTCACCGAGGGAAAAATTAAGATAGTCCATCTTGTTCGTGATCCGCGCGCTACTTTGTCGGCGAGGGAGAGATTTCAACACTGGAACTACAGAACAAGGCGGGGCAATGATATCAAACAGAACATAGAAAAGTTCGACAAGTACGCCACCTACTACTGTCAGTGGCTGCAAACTAATTTGAGAAGCGCCCAAAATATTCCTCTTCGACTCCGGAAGAACTTCGTTATCGTCAGGTACGAGGATCTCGCGGACAGACCACGTGATATTGTACCCAAGTTGTACGATTTCGTCGGCCTGGATCTTCACCAGAGAGTAAAAGCCCTGATCGATGGCCAGAAAGAGAAACTCGGGAACGGTTTATCCTGGAGACGTAAGCTGCCTTTCAACAGAACAAGTATTGTCCAGAACTTGTGCAATGACGATCTGTTTCGATTCTATGGTTATATTAAAGTAAACAACACAGAGCAACTCGTCAATGACAATTTCAAACTTCTTTCTGGAGATCCTCTTGTTCCGAGCggtatcaatttcattttgtaG